In the Pseudomonas orientalis genome, one interval contains:
- a CDS encoding sodium:solute symporter, with protein MALDLFVVLIYAAGMLVLGYYGMRRAKTHEDYLVAGRNLGPSLYMGTMAATVLGGASTVGTVRLGYVHGISGFWLCAALGAGIIALNLFLAKPLLKLKIFTVTQVLEKRYNPMARQASAVIMLAYALMIGVTSILAIGTVLQVLFGLPFWISVLLGGGVVVVYSTIGGMWSLTLTDIVQFVIKTVGLMFILLPICLYRVGGWDELVAKLPASSFSFTAIGWDTILTYFMIYFFGILIGQDIWQRVFTARDEKVARYAGTFAGFYCIVYGLACALIGMAAHVLIPDLDNVNNAFAAIVKASLPDGIRGLVIAAALAAMMSTASAALLAASTVLTEDLLPRLRGGKQSSLGVNRLFTLLTGMAVLGIALVVNDVISALTLAYNLLVGGMLIPLIGAIFWRRATTAAAITSMTLGSLTALVCMFKDGLDANTPIYYSLAVALVSFVLVSVVSRKPGAVVAGMA; from the coding sequence ATGGCTTTGGATCTATTCGTCGTACTCATCTACGCCGCCGGCATGCTCGTGCTCGGCTACTACGGCATGCGCCGCGCCAAGACCCATGAAGACTACCTGGTGGCCGGGCGCAATCTGGGGCCATCACTGTATATGGGCACCATGGCCGCCACCGTATTGGGCGGCGCTTCCACCGTCGGCACCGTGCGCCTGGGTTATGTGCACGGTATTTCCGGTTTCTGGCTGTGCGCCGCACTGGGCGCGGGGATCATTGCGCTGAACCTGTTCCTGGCCAAGCCGCTGTTGAAACTGAAAATCTTCACCGTCACCCAAGTCCTGGAGAAACGCTACAACCCCATGGCGCGCCAGGCCAGCGCAGTGATTATGCTGGCCTACGCGCTGATGATCGGGGTGACATCGATCCTGGCCATCGGCACTGTGCTGCAGGTGCTGTTCGGCCTGCCATTCTGGATCTCGGTGCTGCTGGGCGGTGGTGTGGTGGTGGTGTATTCGACCATCGGCGGCATGTGGTCACTGACCCTGACCGATATTGTGCAGTTCGTGATCAAGACAGTGGGGCTGATGTTCATCCTGTTGCCGATCTGCCTGTACCGCGTCGGCGGCTGGGATGAACTGGTGGCCAAGCTGCCGGCATCAAGTTTCAGCTTTACCGCGATCGGCTGGGACACGATCCTGACCTACTTCATGATCTACTTTTTCGGCATCCTGATCGGCCAGGATATCTGGCAGCGCGTGTTCACCGCCCGCGACGAAAAAGTTGCCCGGTACGCAGGCACCTTCGCCGGGTTTTATTGCATTGTCTATGGCCTGGCATGCGCCTTGATCGGTATGGCGGCGCATGTGCTGATCCCGGACCTGGATAACGTCAACAACGCGTTCGCAGCCATCGTCAAAGCCTCGCTGCCGGACGGCATCCGGGGCCTGGTAATTGCCGCCGCCCTGGCGGCGATGATGTCCACGGCCAGCGCCGCCTTGCTTGCCGCGTCCACTGTGCTGACCGAGGACTTGTTGCCACGTCTGCGCGGCGGCAAGCAGTCGAGCCTGGGCGTCAACCGCTTGTTCACCCTGCTGACCGGCATGGCCGTGCTGGGCATCGCACTGGTGGTGAACGATGTGATCAGCGCCCTGACCCTGGCCTACAACCTGCTGGTGGGCGGCATGTTGATCCCGCTGATCGGAGCGATCTTCTGGAGACGCGCGACCACCGCCGCAGCGATCACGTCCATGACCCTGGGGTCCCTGACCGCTCTGGTATGCATGTTCAAGGATGGGCTGGATGCAAACACCCCGATCTATTACAGCCTCGCGGTGGCGTTGGTGAGTTTTGTGCTGGTGAGTGTGGTGTCGCGAAAACCGGGGGCGGTGGTGGCAGGGATGGCTTGA
- a CDS encoding FAD-dependent oxidoreductase gives MTRSPVPPVAASLIATIESILHIAPVSGCWKADAPDNIVFVSPTITKQALLTQIGLLRPATIVVGDQAMDADVIDMWRSAHPFGNLHLIRRGTSLDKVRLDLCASSGIQVANTPGVNAPHVAAYIARWLTLADGSIPRDICVLGYGNVGQELVTLLLDRDPDVRIKVLSRYPSAPGRKVFQNSRVSFVVDWFEAMKGSRAVALCLSLTNDCAHRIDRALIQSLHKQARVVCVAKPDVFSDDALRTLAQAEGIQLVLDYGPATLDAFRVRAQKLGYSVCTWRKPATLTAQAATTEDCQCDLDYAVAIQLSLTALHGLVTRKLAQSLTIPAQQIEPGAPRVSIIGRGINGLLQAVMFRLANYQVDVYGGNRQSDGASHKQVNMRHLSATETTAKPLHNPYLLPGNQHLAVECNRAGIELFEKLLADNPSLAPFARTGIVRAYMGYATDVEDAIREQRDIESRPWPSGKPGDEVAEISQTQFQASYGVQGVCRAIEVSGYEVAFDDLILELERLLQRAGVQFRSRLLTSEHISELSKDHFVVTAMGVEEPNVIAIIGWFFKLPVIGNEGAEMCGLKLQYDLPVGVMNCRLDGDCILVSGGQVPPGSTLEQKERVLAACLAAISRHFPQSYRIAVEKSDLQIIECARPGTSDGLSIVYWSAYHQIVAGGTYAGGTTQGLVWASLVQEIILARTSDH, from the coding sequence ATGACGCGCTCTCCCGTTCCGCCAGTCGCCGCATCCTTGATCGCTACAATCGAAAGCATTTTACATATCGCGCCGGTCTCCGGGTGCTGGAAGGCTGACGCTCCCGACAACATCGTGTTTGTCTCACCGACAATAACCAAGCAGGCGTTGCTCACCCAGATCGGGCTTTTGCGTCCAGCAACAATCGTTGTCGGGGACCAGGCCATGGATGCAGACGTCATAGACATGTGGCGTTCAGCCCACCCCTTCGGAAACCTGCATCTGATTCGCAGGGGTACAAGCCTGGATAAGGTTCGACTGGACCTATGCGCATCCAGCGGGATTCAAGTTGCCAACACGCCCGGTGTGAACGCGCCGCATGTCGCCGCTTATATTGCGCGCTGGCTGACCCTGGCCGATGGCTCGATACCCCGTGACATCTGCGTGCTGGGATATGGCAATGTCGGTCAGGAACTTGTCACGTTACTCCTTGATCGAGACCCGGATGTTCGAATTAAGGTGTTAAGTCGCTACCCTTCGGCACCTGGCAGGAAAGTCTTCCAAAACAGCCGCGTGTCATTTGTAGTCGACTGGTTTGAGGCGATGAAGGGGAGCCGTGCAGTCGCTCTATGTTTATCTCTGACTAATGACTGCGCCCATCGCATTGACCGCGCCCTTATTCAAAGTCTGCACAAACAGGCCCGCGTGGTTTGCGTCGCCAAACCGGACGTCTTCAGCGATGACGCTTTGCGGACCTTGGCGCAAGCCGAAGGTATCCAGCTCGTATTGGACTATGGGCCCGCCACACTGGACGCGTTTCGAGTGCGTGCGCAAAAGCTCGGTTATAGTGTCTGCACGTGGCGCAAACCGGCGACGCTGACGGCGCAGGCGGCAACTACCGAAGACTGCCAATGCGATCTCGACTATGCCGTCGCAATCCAACTGAGCTTGACGGCTTTGCACGGCCTTGTGACGCGCAAACTTGCGCAGTCATTGACTATCCCCGCTCAGCAGATAGAGCCCGGTGCGCCACGCGTGTCGATCATCGGCAGAGGAATCAACGGCCTGCTTCAAGCCGTGATGTTTCGCCTGGCCAATTATCAAGTCGACGTATACGGCGGCAACCGGCAGAGCGATGGCGCCAGCCACAAGCAGGTGAACATGCGTCACCTGTCAGCGACGGAGACGACGGCAAAGCCGCTGCATAACCCGTACCTGCTGCCCGGAAACCAGCATTTGGCCGTTGAGTGCAACCGAGCAGGCATTGAGTTGTTTGAAAAACTTCTGGCCGATAACCCGTCGCTGGCACCCTTTGCGCGCACGGGGATTGTACGAGCCTACATGGGGTATGCCACTGACGTAGAGGACGCGATACGCGAGCAACGCGATATTGAAAGCCGGCCTTGGCCGAGCGGCAAGCCAGGAGATGAAGTTGCAGAGATCAGTCAAACGCAATTCCAGGCAAGTTATGGCGTTCAAGGCGTCTGTCGCGCTATAGAAGTATCCGGCTACGAGGTGGCATTCGACGATCTGATTCTGGAGTTGGAGAGGCTTTTGCAGCGTGCGGGGGTTCAGTTTCGGTCCAGGCTTTTGACGTCGGAACACATTAGTGAGCTGAGCAAAGATCACTTCGTTGTCACTGCCATGGGCGTAGAGGAGCCCAACGTAATCGCGATCATCGGCTGGTTTTTCAAACTGCCCGTGATCGGAAATGAAGGGGCCGAAATGTGCGGACTCAAGCTGCAGTACGATCTACCCGTTGGTGTCATGAACTGCCGCCTGGACGGGGATTGCATTCTTGTCTCCGGCGGGCAGGTTCCGCCTGGATCAACGCTTGAACAAAAGGAGCGAGTACTCGCGGCGTGCCTTGCTGCTATTTCTCGACATTTTCCACAGTCTTACCGCATAGCGGTCGAAAAGAGTGACCTGCAAATAATCGAATGTGCGAGGCCGGGCACTTCAGATGGGCTTTCGATCGTGTATTGGTCCGCCTACCATCAAATCGTGGCCGGAGGCACATATGCCGGCGGCACTACCCAAGGATTGGTGTGGGCGTCTCTGGTTCAGGAGATCATCCTGGCCAGAACGTCTGACCATTGA
- a CDS encoding PA1414 family protein: MKEKIQTWLHDLGVALGLIEPPLQPVPIRTDDEQRRPRRR, encoded by the coding sequence ATGAAAGAGAAAATCCAAACCTGGCTCCATGACCTCGGCGTTGCGCTGGGCTTGATCGAGCCTCCGCTGCAGCCGGTACCGATTCGTACCGACGACGAACAGCGCCGCCCTCGTCGGCGTTGA
- the ptrR gene encoding putrescine utilization regulator PtrR — protein MEFSQLRIFQAVAEEGSITRAAERLHRVPSNLSTRLKQMEEQLGVELFVRERQRLQLSPAGKVLLDYSTRLLALHDEAHGAVQGGQPAGDFILGSMYSTAAIHLPKLLARYHKAYPMVNLQVQSAPSGELLEGLITGRLDAALVDGPLTIATLDGVPLCEERLVIICEADHSPVRGPQDVAGRSVFTFRRSCAYRTRLETWFSHERVAMGRAIEIESYQGMLACVIAGSGVALMSESMLDSLPGKDSVSVHPLTGPFATATTWLMWRKGMLGANLNAWIELQQASQEESAQDRREIA, from the coding sequence ATGGAGTTCAGTCAACTGCGCATCTTCCAGGCGGTGGCGGAGGAGGGCTCCATTACCCGCGCCGCCGAGCGCCTGCACCGTGTGCCATCCAACCTGTCGACCCGGCTCAAGCAAATGGAGGAACAGCTCGGCGTCGAACTGTTTGTGCGTGAGCGCCAACGCTTGCAGCTTTCTCCCGCGGGCAAGGTGCTGCTGGACTACAGCACACGCTTACTGGCGCTGCACGACGAAGCCCACGGCGCCGTGCAGGGCGGGCAGCCAGCCGGTGATTTTATCCTCGGCAGCATGTACAGCACGGCGGCGATTCACCTGCCGAAACTATTGGCGCGTTATCACAAGGCCTACCCCATGGTGAACCTGCAGGTGCAATCCGCGCCGAGCGGGGAACTGCTGGAAGGCTTGATCACCGGTCGGCTGGATGCGGCGCTGGTGGACGGTCCGTTGACAATTGCCACGCTCGATGGCGTGCCGCTGTGCGAAGAACGCCTGGTGATCATTTGCGAGGCGGACCACTCGCCGGTGCGCGGCCCTCAGGACGTGGCCGGTCGCTCGGTGTTCACCTTCCGCCGCAGTTGCGCTTATCGCACCCGCCTGGAGACCTGGTTTTCCCACGAGCGCGTGGCCATGGGCCGCGCCATCGAGATCGAGTCCTACCAAGGCATGCTCGCCTGTGTCATCGCTGGCTCGGGTGTGGCATTGATGTCCGAATCAATGCTCGACAGCCTCCCCGGCAAGGACAGTGTGTCCGTTCATCCGCTCACTGGGCCTTTTGCCACTGCCACCACCTGGTTGATGTGGCGAAAGGGTATGCTCGGCGCTAACCTCAATGCATGGATCGAGCTGCAGCAGGCGAGTCAGGAAGAGAGTGCGCAGGACAGGCGCGAGATTGCTTGA
- a CDS encoding YbfB/YjiJ family MFS transporter, whose translation MSPLIRLTASFVALMMAMGIGRFALTPQMPHLLSEGQIDLTGAGLIAAANYLGYFAGAVDSIFARSHRHIKGRLYGGLWLCVLLTLASFWAQGFWPHLLLRFGTGVASAWALVMITSLSQPLAIAAGRPRLGALVFAGPGLGILLTGLLALGSNLLGQNSATLWLVYGAVALVMLLAILPFLPKPTTLAAPASSAGSNGSIAHLGWIYFLYGLGYIIPATFLSQMASAQFKGAWQADLFWPCFGLAAAMGVVIASLRRKDPNTTRRWLMTTLWLQAAGVFTCLLGNGWGLALGVLLCGAPFLACMQLVMARLREIAPHGYQRSTGLLTASFAIGQLSGPLLASVSSHLSGGLQPALVIAGCGLLAAGGVLLSQRPQGSANAPARGVPMPGKTALPGSSR comes from the coding sequence ATGTCACCGCTGATCCGCTTAACCGCCAGCTTTGTCGCCCTGATGATGGCCATGGGCATTGGCCGCTTTGCCCTTACCCCGCAAATGCCGCATTTGCTCAGCGAAGGCCAGATCGACCTGACCGGAGCCGGGCTGATCGCGGCCGCCAATTATCTGGGTTACTTCGCAGGCGCCGTGGACTCGATATTCGCCCGTAGCCATCGTCATATTAAGGGGCGCTTGTACGGCGGGCTGTGGCTCTGCGTGCTGTTGACCCTGGCGTCCTTCTGGGCCCAAGGTTTCTGGCCCCACCTGCTGCTGCGTTTCGGCACCGGTGTCGCCAGCGCCTGGGCCCTGGTGATGATTACCAGCCTGAGCCAGCCGTTGGCGATCGCCGCCGGCAGGCCACGCCTGGGAGCGCTGGTGTTCGCAGGGCCTGGCCTGGGCATTTTGCTCACCGGATTGCTGGCGCTGGGCTCCAACCTGCTGGGACAAAACTCCGCGACGCTGTGGCTGGTGTATGGCGCAGTGGCACTGGTGATGCTGCTGGCCATCCTGCCCTTCCTGCCGAAGCCGACCACGCTGGCTGCACCCGCCTCCAGCGCTGGCAGTAACGGCAGCATCGCGCACTTGGGCTGGATCTACTTCCTGTACGGTCTGGGCTACATCATTCCCGCGACGTTCCTGTCGCAGATGGCCAGTGCGCAGTTCAAGGGCGCCTGGCAGGCCGACTTGTTCTGGCCGTGCTTTGGCCTGGCCGCAGCGATGGGCGTGGTGATTGCCAGCCTGCGGCGCAAGGACCCGAACACCACCCGGCGCTGGCTGATGACCACGCTGTGGCTGCAAGCGGCCGGTGTATTCACCTGCCTGTTGGGCAATGGCTGGGGCCTGGCGCTGGGAGTGTTGCTGTGCGGTGCACCGTTTCTGGCTTGCATGCAATTGGTCATGGCGCGCTTGCGTGAAATAGCGCCCCATGGCTACCAGCGCAGCACCGGGTTGTTGACCGCGAGCTTTGCCATCGGCCAATTGAGCGGGCCGCTGCTGGCCTCGGTGAGCAGCCACTTGAGCGGCGGCTTGCAACCGGCGCTGGTGATTGCCGGTTGCGGCCTGCTGGCGGCGGGCGGTGTATTGCTCAGCCAGCGACCACAGGGCTCGGCAAACGCACCTGCTCGCGGCGTGCCAATGCCAGGAAAAACAGCCCTCCCAGGAAGCAGCCGGTAA
- a CDS encoding NCS1 family nucleobase:cation symporter-1, translating into MTEQLPKGYSSRLYNHDLGPLPQKWTWYNIFAFWMSDVHSVGGYVFAASLFALGLASWQVLIALLAGICIVQLIANLVARPSQQAAVPYPVICRLAFGVFGANIPAVIRGLIAVAWYGIQTYLASGALIIVVLRFFPSMAVYAEPHFAGLSYLGWFGFLTLWVLQAAVFWAGMESIRRFIDWAGPVVYAVMFALAGWIVWKAGWANVSFTLAEKSLSGWQAFGQVIVATALVVSYFSGPTLNFGDFSRYCRSMQDVRRGNFWGLPVNFLAFSLVTVVIVSGTLPVFGEMLHDPIATVSRIDNSMAVLLGAFAFVTATIGINIVANFVSPAFDFANIAPSKISWRAGGMIAAVASIFITPWNLFNNPLMIHYTLDILAAFIGPLFGILLVDFYLVKKQQIDVDALFDDSPSGRYYFDGGVNWTAVKALVPATLAGVAITFTPALQGMANFAWFTGCFLGGLFFLALARREQVRLPSPVVAG; encoded by the coding sequence ATGACAGAACAATTGCCCAAAGGCTACAGCTCGCGGCTGTATAACCATGACCTGGGCCCCCTGCCGCAAAAGTGGACCTGGTACAACATCTTCGCCTTCTGGATGAGCGACGTGCACAGCGTCGGCGGCTATGTGTTCGCCGCCAGCCTGTTCGCGCTGGGGTTGGCGAGTTGGCAGGTGTTGATCGCCTTGCTCGCAGGCATTTGCATTGTGCAACTGATCGCCAATCTGGTCGCCAGGCCGAGTCAGCAAGCGGCGGTACCTTATCCAGTGATCTGTCGGCTGGCGTTTGGCGTATTTGGCGCGAATATTCCTGCGGTGATCCGTGGCCTGATCGCGGTTGCCTGGTACGGGATTCAGACGTATCTGGCCTCAGGTGCCTTGATCATCGTGGTGCTGCGCTTTTTCCCGTCGATGGCTGTGTATGCCGAGCCGCATTTTGCCGGTTTGTCTTACCTGGGCTGGTTCGGTTTTCTCACCCTGTGGGTCTTGCAAGCCGCCGTATTCTGGGCCGGCATGGAGTCCATCCGCCGTTTTATCGACTGGGCCGGCCCGGTGGTGTACGCGGTGATGTTTGCCCTGGCCGGTTGGATTGTCTGGAAAGCGGGCTGGGCGAATGTCAGCTTTACCCTGGCGGAAAAATCGCTGTCCGGCTGGCAGGCGTTCGGCCAGGTGATCGTGGCCACGGCGCTGGTGGTGTCCTACTTCTCCGGACCTACGCTGAATTTTGGCGATTTCAGCCGTTATTGCCGCAGCATGCAGGACGTGCGCCGTGGCAACTTCTGGGGGCTGCCGGTGAACTTCCTGGCGTTTTCCCTGGTAACCGTGGTGATCGTCTCGGGCACCCTGCCGGTATTCGGCGAAATGCTGCATGACCCGATCGCCACCGTCTCGCGTATCGACAACAGCATGGCCGTGTTGCTGGGCGCCTTCGCTTTCGTGACCGCCACTATCGGCATCAATATCGTCGCCAACTTTGTCTCGCCGGCCTTCGACTTCGCCAACATCGCGCCGAGCAAAATCAGCTGGCGTGCGGGTGGAATGATCGCCGCCGTGGCGTCGATCTTCATCACGCCATGGAACCTGTTCAATAACCCGCTGATGATCCACTACACCCTGGATATCCTCGCCGCCTTTATCGGGCCGCTGTTCGGCATCCTGCTGGTGGATTTTTACCTCGTCAAAAAGCAGCAGATCGATGTGGACGCGCTGTTCGATGACAGCCCGAGCGGGCGCTATTACTTCGACGGCGGAGTGAACTGGACGGCGGTCAAGGCCCTGGTGCCGGCGACGCTGGCAGGCGTCGCGATCACCTTCACCCCGGCCTTGCAAGGCATGGCGAATTTCGCCTGGTTTACCGGCTGCTTCCTGGGAGGGCTGTTTTTCCTGGCATTGGCACGCCGCGAGCAGGTGCGTTTGCCGAGCCCTGTGGTCGCTGGCTGA
- a CDS encoding DUF2177 family protein has protein sequence MPKKTLFAYLGTLLAFLVLDGVWLGVLMGPTYKSLLGSLMLDQPRLLPAVVFYLLYVLGCVIFVVLPSASWQRAARLGALLGLVAYGTYDLSNWATLQGWSASLAVMDMAWGTVLTAICCTVGYLCAQRVRL, from the coding sequence ATGCCCAAGAAAACCTTGTTTGCCTATCTCGGCACCCTGCTTGCCTTTCTGGTGCTGGACGGCGTCTGGCTAGGCGTCCTCATGGGGCCCACTTATAAAAGCCTGCTCGGCTCGCTGATGCTCGATCAGCCCCGCCTGTTGCCCGCCGTTGTGTTTTATCTGCTTTACGTTCTCGGTTGCGTGATATTCGTTGTCTTGCCCAGCGCAAGCTGGCAACGCGCTGCGCGTTTGGGCGCCTTGCTTGGGTTGGTGGCGTACGGCACTTACGACCTGAGCAATTGGGCCACGCTGCAAGGGTGGTCTGCCAGTCTGGCGGTAATGGACATGGCGTGGGGCACCGTGCTGACAGCGATCTGTTGCACCGTCGGTTATCTGTGTGCACAACGGGTGCGCCTATGA
- a CDS encoding CvfB family protein has translation MALVGRYNSLQVVKHTNFGLYLDGAQDGEILLPNRYIPKDIPSEDEDWLNVFIYLDSDDKLIATTEKPKVQVGEFASLKVVEVNSIGVFLDWGLPKDLLLPYSEEKRQLSAGEYCVVHVYLDKHTRRITATARLDRYLDKTPANYQVGQEVDLLVAEATDMGFKAIINNKHWGLIHKNEVFKFLRPGKEEKGFIKEIRADGNISLSLQPVGQEAASSLNSKILAKLRDNNGTLPVSDKSDPAVISNLFGVSKGNFKKAIGALYKQGQIVIHADRIELS, from the coding sequence ATGGCTTTAGTCGGGCGCTACAACAGCTTGCAAGTGGTTAAACACACTAACTTTGGTTTGTACCTGGACGGTGCGCAAGACGGTGAAATCCTCTTGCCTAATCGGTATATCCCCAAGGATATTCCCAGTGAAGATGAAGACTGGCTTAACGTTTTCATTTATCTGGACAGTGATGACAAACTTATCGCCACCACTGAAAAACCCAAGGTTCAAGTGGGCGAATTTGCCAGTTTGAAAGTGGTGGAAGTCAACAGTATCGGCGTATTCCTCGATTGGGGGCTGCCCAAGGACCTGTTGCTGCCCTATTCGGAAGAAAAACGTCAGTTGAGCGCCGGTGAATACTGCGTGGTGCATGTCTACCTCGACAAGCACACCAGACGTATCACCGCCACCGCGCGCCTTGATCGCTACCTGGACAAAACGCCGGCCAATTACCAGGTGGGGCAGGAAGTCGACCTGTTGGTGGCCGAAGCCACGGACATGGGTTTCAAGGCGATCATCAATAACAAGCACTGGGGCCTGATCCACAAGAACGAAGTGTTCAAATTCCTGCGCCCAGGCAAGGAAGAGAAAGGCTTTATCAAAGAGATTCGCGCCGATGGCAACATCAGCCTGAGCCTGCAGCCGGTCGGCCAGGAAGCGGCCTCCAGCCTCAACTCGAAAATCCTCGCTAAATTGCGTGACAACAACGGCACCTTGCCGGTCAGTGATAAAAGCGATCCGGCCGTCATCAGCAACTTGTTCGGCGTGAGCAAAGGCAACTTCAAAAAGGCCATTGGCGCGCTCTACAAGCAGGGTCAGATTGTGATTCATGCCGATCGCATTGAACTAAGCTGA
- a CDS encoding TorF family putative porin — MLKSCIVLVSALAACPLADAQIFQRELGDFDLKLGTVPSRTMAQGLVKPTSPGSDAFHGGLDLSHDSGLYFGQFSPNMGLSSPSTLEVDSYMGFKHPFDQTLGYEVGLIHYSYPKVSPLDSQAFYGGLNLLGNRFGVSFSNDPDRQDSTLFADLGGTQPFGIGVSMKYTTHQLGTPVSVENGAISSFSDWSVQLSRAWKGVDLDLIYSDSSLSGGDCSAYSGHNSQCDGLLTLKAVRSFY; from the coding sequence ATGCTCAAATCCTGCATTGTCCTGGTCAGCGCACTTGCCGCTTGCCCTCTCGCCGACGCGCAAATCTTCCAGCGCGAATTGGGCGACTTCGACCTGAAATTGGGTACCGTCCCCAGCCGCACCATGGCCCAGGGCCTGGTCAAACCAACCTCCCCCGGCAGCGATGCGTTCCATGGCGGGCTGGACCTGAGTCATGACAGCGGCCTGTATTTCGGCCAGTTTTCACCGAACATGGGGCTGTCCTCGCCCAGCACCCTTGAAGTCGATTCCTACATGGGCTTCAAACACCCCTTCGACCAGACCCTGGGCTACGAAGTGGGCTTGATCCACTACAGCTACCCCAAGGTCAGCCCCCTCGACAGCCAGGCGTTCTATGGTGGCCTGAATCTGCTGGGCAACCGTTTCGGCGTGTCCTTCAGTAACGACCCGGACCGCCAGGACAGCACGCTGTTTGCCGACCTCGGCGGCACCCAGCCCTTCGGCATCGGCGTCAGCATGAAGTACACCACCCATCAACTGGGCACACCGGTTTCAGTGGAGAACGGCGCCATCAGCAGTTTCAGCGATTGGTCGGTGCAACTTTCCCGGGCCTGGAAAGGGGTCGACCTGGACCTGATCTACAGCGACTCCAGCCTCAGCGGCGGTGACTGCTCGGCCTACTCCGGACACAATTCGCAATGTGACGGCCTGTTGACCCTGAAGGCTGTCCGGTCGTTTTATTGA
- a CDS encoding DUF6279 family lipoprotein produces MLRRLKLLVLLLTLSLALAGCNRVGLAYRNLDVIIPWTLNDYLDMNAGQKSWFNDTLKEHLAWHCTTQLPGYLDWLDRLQQMVDSNQVSDAALQARTVEAKQAIAEIAREITPSAVQLLQGLDDQQVREMNDALAKDLRKRQDEYLKPPLAQQIKERAERMSKRLDAWIGPLSASQQQRVMDWSAALGDQNSAWIGNRAHWQAQFSEAVQQRNSPGFAQKMQQLLVDRESLWTPEYRAAYAQTEAAARSLIVDLMAQSTAQQRMKLTQKIDGVRNDFKALKCLKAASI; encoded by the coding sequence ATGTTGCGTCGGCTCAAACTTCTGGTGTTATTGCTCACCCTGAGCCTGGCGCTCGCCGGCTGCAACCGCGTGGGCCTGGCCTACCGCAATCTTGACGTGATCATCCCCTGGACCCTCAACGACTACCTGGACATGAACGCCGGGCAGAAGAGCTGGTTCAACGACACACTCAAGGAACACCTGGCCTGGCACTGCACCACGCAATTGCCGGGTTACCTGGACTGGCTGGACCGCCTGCAACAGATGGTCGACAGCAATCAGGTCTCCGACGCCGCCTTGCAGGCCCGCACCGTCGAAGCCAAACAGGCAATCGCCGAGATCGCGCGTGAAATCACCCCGTCTGCGGTGCAACTGCTGCAAGGTCTGGATGATCAGCAGGTTAGAGAGATGAACGACGCCCTGGCCAAGGACCTGCGCAAGCGCCAGGACGAATACCTCAAGCCGCCGCTGGCCCAACAGATCAAGGAGCGCGCCGAGCGTATGAGCAAGCGTCTGGACGCCTGGATCGGCCCACTCAGCGCCAGCCAGCAGCAACGGGTGATGGACTGGTCTGCCGCTTTAGGGGATCAGAACAGCGCGTGGATCGGCAACCGTGCCCATTGGCAGGCGCAATTCAGCGAAGCGGTGCAGCAGCGCAACAGTCCAGGGTTTGCGCAAAAAATGCAGCAGTTACTGGTGGACCGGGAAAGCCTTTGGACGCCCGAGTACCGGGCTGCCTATGCACAGACCGAAGCGGCGGCGCGTAGCCTGATTGTGGATTTGATGGCGCAGAGTACCGCGCAACAGCGCATGAAGCTGACCCAGAAAATCGATGGCGTACGTAACGACTTCAAGGCCCTCAAGTGCCTCAAGGCTGCCTCGATTTAA
- a CDS encoding transcriptional regulator — MTTYNWDLIERLLHEVQNGDGSFAPRKYAEQEAAEKATAGESVGNLDALKKEAADYEALLLKRGFIESRPEEERGNGENFILTPRGSSLLSLIDSSIPGEHHPRHVLDQQEDALDEATFDSVASKAAIAGGAI, encoded by the coding sequence ATGACGACTTACAACTGGGATCTGATCGAGCGTCTGCTGCATGAAGTACAAAACGGCGACGGTAGCTTTGCCCCGCGCAAATATGCCGAGCAGGAAGCGGCCGAGAAGGCCACGGCAGGCGAGTCTGTCGGCAATCTGGATGCGCTGAAAAAGGAGGCTGCGGATTACGAAGCACTGCTACTCAAGCGTGGATTTATCGAATCGCGTCCGGAGGAAGAGCGCGGCAATGGCGAGAATTTCATTTTGACCCCGCGAGGTTCAAGCCTGCTTTCCCTGATCGACAGTTCCATTCCAGGTGAACACCATCCACGCCATGTCCTGGACCAACAGGAAGATGCGCTGGACGAAGCGACCTTCGATAGCGTGGCCTCCAAGGCCGCTATTGCCGGCGGCGCCATCTGA